From one Flavobacterium sp. N502536 genomic stretch:
- a CDS encoding FAD-binding and (Fe-S)-binding domain-containing protein → MSIIKELQHLSESLEGTLLYDDLHKTLYSTDASVYRIRPKAVAVPKTIEDISKLIRFAGKHHISITPRTAGTSLAGQTVGDGIVVDVSKNFTKILNFDPIKKTVTVQPGVIRDELNLFLKPHGVFFGPNTSTSNRCMIGGMVGNNSSGTTSIRYGVTRDKIVEIKAILSDGSATVFKELTSAEFIEKTKGDTLENKIYKSLYDELSVKATQDEIIKEFPKPEIHRRNTGYAVDILLKSDLFGGTEPTINLGKLLCGSEGTLAFTTEITLKVDDLPPANNIMVVAHYHSIQESLESVVVVMKHHLYTAEMIDDTILDCTKTNREQSKNRFFLVGEPKAIMLFEVASHDAQDAENQANALIADLEKNNFGYALVKIYGTDIEKVNELRKAGLGLLGSIVGDDKAADSIEDTAVELSDLPAYIAEFSAMMQRHGQEAIYYAHAGAGELHLRPVLNLKKTSDLKLFRTIATDVAVLVKKYRGSLSGEHGDGIVRGEFIPYMIGETNYELLKRIKLAFDPNSALNIGKIVNALKMDENHRVVSGRVEPDIKTFQDFSDSLGILRAAEKCNGSGDCRKLPSAGGAMCPSYRATKNEKETTRARANALREYLTYSEKENKFDQKELYEVFELCVSCKACASECPSNVDVATLKAEFLYQYQKANGFSTRNKIFAHNAKLNKMGSLFPSITNFISNQSLVKKSMGIAPERQVPLLAKKTFRKWYENHKPQQKNFPNGQVYLFNDEFTNYYDVNIGIDAFELLTKLGYEVLIVDHEESGRTYLSKGFLEEAKKIADENVTIFKDLVSAKVPLIGIEPSAILTFRDEYLRLATDKEAAAKVAQHAFTIEEFFKKEISDGKITSDSFSGEKKEIKIHGHCHQKSLSSVEATFAMLNLPTNNVVTIYNSGCCGMAGSFGYEKEHYQVSMQMGEDTLFPKVRATAQDVKIAAAGTSCRHQIYDGTSREAQHPVSILRNCLK, encoded by the coding sequence ATGTCAATAATTAAAGAGTTACAACACTTATCAGAATCATTAGAAGGAACACTTTTATACGACGATCTTCATAAAACACTTTATTCTACCGATGCTTCGGTATATCGAATCCGGCCAAAAGCGGTGGCCGTACCTAAAACGATCGAAGACATTAGCAAACTAATCCGGTTTGCGGGAAAACATCATATTTCGATTACACCAAGAACGGCTGGGACTTCTCTTGCCGGACAAACGGTTGGTGACGGAATTGTAGTCGATGTTTCGAAGAACTTTACTAAGATTTTGAATTTTGACCCGATTAAAAAAACGGTTACAGTACAACCCGGTGTCATTCGCGACGAACTGAATTTATTCCTAAAACCTCACGGTGTATTTTTTGGACCCAATACTTCGACTTCCAACCGCTGTATGATTGGCGGAATGGTGGGGAATAACTCTTCAGGAACAACTTCGATTCGTTATGGGGTAACACGTGATAAAATTGTCGAAATCAAAGCCATTTTGAGCGATGGTTCGGCGACGGTTTTTAAGGAGCTGACGTCGGCTGAATTTATCGAAAAAACCAAAGGGGATACCTTAGAAAATAAAATTTATAAAAGCCTTTATGACGAACTTTCGGTAAAAGCAACGCAGGACGAAATCATAAAAGAATTTCCGAAGCCCGAGATTCACAGAAGAAATACAGGTTATGCCGTGGATATTCTGCTGAAATCGGATTTGTTTGGAGGGACAGAACCTACTATTAATTTAGGGAAATTGCTTTGCGGAAGCGAAGGAACGCTGGCTTTTACAACCGAAATTACATTAAAAGTCGACGATTTGCCGCCGGCCAATAATATTATGGTCGTGGCGCATTATCATAGCATTCAGGAATCGCTGGAGTCTGTTGTAGTGGTGATGAAACATCATTTGTATACCGCTGAAATGATCGATGATACGATTTTAGATTGCACGAAAACCAATCGTGAACAATCGAAAAACAGGTTTTTTTTAGTGGGTGAACCCAAAGCGATTATGCTCTTTGAAGTGGCTTCGCATGATGCACAGGATGCCGAAAACCAGGCCAACGCTTTAATTGCCGATTTGGAGAAAAACAATTTTGGTTACGCACTCGTAAAAATTTATGGAACTGATATTGAAAAAGTAAACGAGCTTCGTAAAGCGGGTCTCGGACTTTTGGGAAGTATAGTGGGAGACGATAAAGCCGCCGATTCAATCGAAGATACTGCTGTTGAACTGAGTGATTTACCGGCTTATATTGCCGAATTTTCAGCCATGATGCAGCGCCACGGTCAAGAGGCGATTTATTACGCACATGCCGGAGCAGGTGAGCTGCATTTGCGTCCGGTTTTGAATTTGAAAAAAACATCAGACTTAAAACTCTTCAGAACGATTGCAACCGATGTGGCTGTTTTGGTTAAAAAATACAGAGGTTCGTTGAGTGGGGAACACGGTGATGGAATCGTGCGCGGTGAATTTATTCCGTACATGATTGGCGAAACGAATTATGAATTGCTGAAAAGAATCAAGCTTGCGTTTGACCCAAATTCGGCTTTGAATATCGGTAAGATTGTGAATGCCTTAAAAATGGACGAAAATCATCGTGTCGTTTCGGGCAGGGTAGAACCGGATATTAAGACGTTTCAGGATTTCTCCGACAGTTTAGGGATTTTGCGTGCGGCCGAAAAATGCAACGGTTCGGGCGATTGCAGAAAATTACCGTCGGCAGGAGGGGCTATGTGTCCGAGTTATCGCGCGACGAAAAATGAAAAAGAAACCACACGTGCAAGAGCCAACGCTTTACGCGAATATTTGACCTATTCAGAGAAAGAAAATAAATTTGATCAGAAAGAACTCTACGAAGTTTTTGAATTGTGTGTGAGCTGTAAAGCCTGTGCCAGCGAGTGTCCGAGTAATGTGGACGTGGCCACTTTGAAAGCAGAATTTTTATACCAGTACCAAAAAGCAAATGGCTTTTCGACCCGAAATAAGATTTTTGCACACAACGCCAAACTGAATAAGATGGGAAGCCTGTTTCCGTCGATCACGAATTTTATTTCCAATCAGTCCCTCGTGAAAAAAAGCATGGGAATTGCACCGGAAAGACAGGTTCCCTTATTGGCGAAGAAAACGTTCCGAAAATGGTACGAAAATCATAAACCGCAGCAAAAGAATTTTCCAAACGGACAAGTGTATTTGTTTAATGATGAGTTCACGAATTATTACGATGTCAATATCGGAATCGATGCTTTTGAATTACTGACGAAATTAGGCTACGAAGTTTTGATCGTCGATCATGAAGAAAGCGGAAGAACCTATTTGTCGAAAGGATTTTTGGAAGAAGCGAAGAAAATTGCGGACGAGAACGTGACTATTTTCAAGGATTTGGTTTCTGCGAAAGTACCTTTAATTGGAATTGAACCTTCAGCAATTTTAACCTTCAGAGACGAATATTTACGTCTGGCAACCGATAAAGAAGCGGCAGCAAAAGTAGCGCAGCATGCCTTTACGATAGAAGAATTCTTTAAAAAGGAAATTAGTGATGGTAAGATTACGTCCGATTCTTTTTCAGGAGAAAAGAAAGAAATTAAGATTCACGGACATTGCCATCAGAAATCACTGAGTTCGGTTGAAGCGACTTTTGCCATGCTGAATTTGCCAACAAACAATGTCGTTACCATTTACAATTCGGGTTGTTGTGGGATGGCAGGATCATTCGGTTACGAAAAAGAGCATTATCAGGTGAGTATGCAAATGGGAGAAGATACGTTATTCCCGAAAGTAAGAGCGACCGCTCAGGACGTAAAAATCGCTGCAGCAGGTACCAGTTGCCGTCATCAAATTTATGATGGAACGAGCAGGGAAGCACAGCATCCGGTGAGTATTTTGAGAAACTGCCTGAAGTAA
- a CDS encoding amino acid permease: protein MALSGLFRKKTVQDILKQVAKNDADGHNALGKHLTARDLTAFGIAAIVGAGIFSTIGKASADGGPAVIFLFLFTAVACSFAAFAYAEFASMVPVSGSAYTYSYVAFGEIIAWVIGWALIMEYSVGNITVAISWSDYFTGLLASGGIHLPQWVQMDYLTASNGFNNATALMHSGKAFDNLEPALQSAYTAWTTSPVLFGSFHFVADLPALLIIILITALIYRGMKESRNASNIMVVVKLCIVLLVIAVGIFYVDTANWDPFAPNGVSGVLKGVSAVFFAYIGFDAISTTAEECKNPQRDLPRGMMWAIIICTLLYIAIALVLTGMVRYNELNVGDPLAFVFEKLDLKWMSGIIAVSAVVAMASVLLVFQMGQPRIWMSMSRDGLLPKRFSRVHPKFKTPSYATVVTGFVVAVPALFLNLTMVTDLCSIGTLFAFVLVCAGVLVLQNKPEIPRGKFKTPYINSKYIMPILLIIGLVFAFGYNKQATMSFITNETQINSPADIITSLDKSESEKVFNYLKSIDVQNKTSETADLEHLLSQYQSDDAKYAEVVKGLPISDSLKFESGFSLFKHKIPMWIFLLVLVGLTVWAFKQNLSLIPLLGLICCLYMMAELSVWNWIYFTVWLLIGLCIYFGFSRKNSKLNVEAL, encoded by the coding sequence ATGGCATTATCAGGTTTATTCCGAAAAAAAACGGTACAAGATATTCTGAAGCAGGTTGCAAAAAACGATGCAGACGGTCATAATGCATTAGGAAAACACTTAACTGCCAGAGATTTAACTGCCTTTGGAATCGCTGCTATTGTTGGTGCCGGAATTTTTAGTACTATCGGAAAAGCCAGTGCAGACGGTGGGCCAGCCGTTATATTTTTGTTCTTATTTACAGCAGTGGCTTGTAGTTTTGCTGCTTTTGCTTATGCTGAATTTGCCTCAATGGTACCCGTTTCAGGAAGTGCGTATACGTATTCGTATGTTGCCTTTGGAGAAATTATTGCCTGGGTTATCGGTTGGGCTTTAATCATGGAATATTCGGTTGGAAATATAACCGTCGCCATATCGTGGAGTGATTATTTTACGGGACTGCTCGCCAGCGGAGGCATTCACCTCCCGCAGTGGGTTCAAATGGATTATTTAACCGCTTCAAACGGATTTAATAATGCAACTGCTCTGATGCACAGCGGAAAAGCTTTTGATAATTTAGAACCAGCCCTGCAGTCGGCTTATACCGCCTGGACGACTTCACCGGTTTTATTTGGTTCTTTTCATTTTGTTGCCGATCTTCCGGCTTTATTGATCATCATTTTAATTACAGCATTGATTTATCGTGGAATGAAAGAATCCCGTAATGCCAGTAATATTATGGTGGTGGTGAAACTTTGTATTGTACTTTTAGTAATCGCAGTGGGTATATTTTACGTAGATACAGCCAACTGGGACCCGTTTGCGCCAAATGGAGTAAGTGGAGTGTTAAAGGGAGTTTCAGCAGTATTCTTTGCTTATATTGGTTTTGATGCTATTTCGACCACGGCCGAAGAATGTAAAAATCCGCAAAGAGACTTACCGCGCGGAATGATGTGGGCAATTATTATATGTACGCTTTTGTATATCGCCATTGCCTTGGTTCTTACCGGAATGGTGCGTTATAACGAATTAAATGTAGGGGATCCGTTAGCATTTGTATTCGAAAAATTAGACTTAAAATGGATGTCCGGAATTATTGCAGTAAGTGCGGTAGTGGCGATGGCCAGCGTTTTATTGGTTTTTCAAATGGGACAGCCTCGTATCTGGATGAGTATGAGTCGTGACGGATTATTGCCAAAACGTTTCTCGCGCGTACACCCAAAATTCAAAACACCTTCTTATGCAACTGTTGTAACCGGATTTGTGGTTGCGGTTCCGGCCTTGTTCCTAAATCTTACGATGGTAACAGATTTGTGTAGTATTGGAACTTTATTTGCTTTCGTATTGGTTTGTGCCGGAGTTTTGGTATTGCAAAACAAACCGGAGATTCCAAGAGGAAAGTTTAAAACGCCTTACATCAATTCAAAATACATAATGCCGATTTTATTAATCATCGGATTAGTTTTCGCCTTTGGATACAATAAACAAGCGACGATGAGCTTTATCACAAACGAGACTCAAATTAATAGCCCGGCAGACATTATTACGTCATTGGATAAAAGCGAGTCCGAAAAAGTATTCAATTATCTAAAGAGCATCGATGTTCAGAATAAAACTTCAGAAACAGCCGATTTGGAGCATTTACTAAGCCAATATCAATCGGATGATGCGAAGTACGCCGAGGTTGTAAAAGGTTTACCAATTAGTGATTCTTTAAAATTCGAAAGTGGATTTAGTTTGTTCAAACATAAAATTCCAATGTGGATCTTCTTACTTGTTTTAGTTGGCTTGACAGTTTGGGCTTTCAAACAAAATTTATCGTTGATTCCGCTTTTAGGACTAATTTGTTGTCTGTACATGATGGCTGAATTGAGTGTCTGGAACTGGATTTACTTCACAGTTTGGTTGCTAATTGGTCTTTGTATTTACTTTGGCTTCAGCCGAAAAAATAGCAAGCTGAATGTAGAAGCTTTATAG
- a CDS encoding type II toxin-antitoxin system RelE/ParE family toxin yields the protein MVFKIKILPQAENEIDETIEFYESRSKGLGKQFLTYLKAYLQVLKTHPELFEIKKEPGYRELTLVKFPFVIIYEIIGNEVIVYSVFHTSRNPKKKP from the coding sequence ATGGTTTTTAAAATCAAAATTCTACCTCAGGCTGAAAATGAAATTGATGAAACTATTGAATTCTATGAAAGTAGGAGTAAGGGGTTAGGGAAGCAATTTCTGACTTATTTAAAAGCGTACCTGCAAGTTTTAAAAACTCATCCGGAATTATTTGAAATAAAAAAAGAACCTGGTTATCGGGAATTAACTTTGGTAAAATTTCCATTTGTAATTATTTATGAAATTATTGGAAATGAAGTAATCGTTTACTCTGTTTTTCATACCTCCAGAAATCCTAAGAAAAAACCTTAG
- the lpdA gene encoding dihydrolipoyl dehydrogenase, which produces MSSFDVVIIGSGPGGYVSAIRCAQLGFKTAIVEKYNSLGGTCLNVGCIPSKALLSSSHHYAEIAHFADHGIEVSGDVKINLEKMIARKQAVVDQTVGGINYLMDKNKITVFNGLGSFVDATHIAVAKADGTSETIEAKYTVIATGSKPSSLPFIKIDKERIITSTEALALKEVPKHLVIIGGGVIGIELGQVYLRLGAQVSVVEFMDRIIPGMDSALSKELTKVLKKQGMKFYVSHKVKSVERNGDAVVVQAENAKGETITLEGDYSLVSVGRRPYTDGLNADKAGVKISDRGQVEVNDHLQTNVPNIYAIGDVVRGAMLAHKAEEEGTMVAEILAGQKPHIDYNLIPGVVYTWPEVAAVGQTEEQVKASGTEYKVGSFPFKALGRARASGDLDGFVKIIADAKTDEVLGVHMIGARTADLIAEAVTAMEFKASAEDISRMSHAHPTFAEAVKEAALAATDNRALHV; this is translated from the coding sequence ATGAGTTCATTTGACGTAGTCATTATAGGTTCAGGTCCTGGCGGATATGTATCAGCAATTCGTTGCGCACAATTAGGTTTTAAAACTGCAATTGTAGAAAAGTATAACTCTTTGGGCGGAACTTGCCTTAACGTAGGTTGTATTCCTTCAAAAGCATTATTATCGTCTTCTCATCATTATGCAGAAATTGCACATTTTGCAGATCACGGAATCGAGGTTTCTGGAGATGTAAAAATCAATTTAGAGAAAATGATCGCGCGCAAACAAGCAGTTGTAGATCAAACCGTAGGTGGAATCAACTACTTAATGGATAAAAATAAAATTACTGTTTTTAATGGTTTAGGTTCTTTCGTAGATGCAACACATATTGCTGTAGCTAAAGCTGACGGAACTTCTGAAACGATTGAAGCAAAATATACTGTAATCGCTACAGGTTCTAAACCATCTTCTTTGCCTTTCATTAAAATTGACAAAGAAAGAATCATCACTTCTACTGAGGCTTTAGCTTTAAAAGAAGTTCCAAAACACCTAGTAATTATTGGTGGTGGAGTAATCGGAATTGAGCTTGGACAAGTTTACCTTCGTTTAGGAGCTCAGGTTTCTGTAGTGGAATTCATGGACAGAATTATCCCGGGAATGGATAGCGCTTTGTCTAAAGAATTGACGAAAGTATTGAAAAAACAAGGAATGAAATTCTACGTTTCTCACAAAGTAAAATCAGTAGAAAGAAATGGCGATGCTGTTGTGGTTCAGGCTGAGAATGCAAAAGGAGAAACTATCACTTTAGAGGGAGATTATTCATTAGTTTCTGTTGGTCGTCGTCCATATACAGACGGATTGAACGCTGATAAAGCTGGAGTGAAAATTTCAGACAGAGGACAGGTAGAAGTAAACGATCATTTACAAACTAATGTTCCAAACATCTATGCGATTGGTGACGTTGTTCGTGGAGCGATGTTGGCACACAAAGCGGAAGAAGAAGGAACTATGGTTGCTGAAATCTTAGCAGGTCAAAAACCACATATCGATTATAACCTAATTCCTGGTGTAGTGTACACTTGGCCGGAAGTTGCTGCTGTTGGACAAACAGAAGAGCAGGTAAAAGCTTCAGGAACAGAATACAAAGTAGGAAGCTTCCCTTTCAAAGCATTAGGACGCGCAAGAGCAAGTGGAGATCTTGACGGTTTCGTGAAAATTATTGCTGACGCTAAGACGGATGAGGTTTTAGGTGTTCACATGATTGGAGCCCGTACTGCAGATTTAATTGCTGAGGCAGTTACTGCAATGGAATTTAAAGCTTCTGCTGAAGATATCTCAAGAATGAGCCACGCACACCCAACTTTTGCTGAAGCAGTAAAAGAAGCAGCTTTAGCAGCTACAGACAACAGAGCATTACACGTATAA
- a CDS encoding DoxX family membrane protein, translating to MKIATIIVRVLIGLLLLFASLSFFFKLAPEPETTGDFKAFNMGLVASTYLLPLAKSIELLCGIAFVTGRYVTLANILILPITVNILFINYFLAPQGLPLAILLFLANLFLIYRYWDNYKSVFTR from the coding sequence ATGAAAATTGCTACCATTATTGTCCGTGTTTTAATTGGTCTTTTGTTACTATTCGCCTCTCTTAGTTTTTTCTTTAAACTGGCACCGGAACCGGAAACTACCGGTGATTTTAAAGCTTTTAACATGGGACTTGTAGCCTCAACTTATTTATTGCCTTTAGCAAAATCAATCGAACTTCTTTGCGGTATTGCTTTTGTAACGGGGCGTTATGTAACATTGGCTAATATATTGATCCTACCAATTACGGTAAACATTCTGTTTATTAATTATTTTCTGGCTCCACAAGGTTTGCCGCTTGCCATATTGCTATTCCTTGCCAATTTATTCTTAATCTACAGATATTGGGATAATTATAAAAGTGTTTTCACCAGATAG
- a CDS encoding DUF4349 domain-containing protein, whose translation MKTVANLGLTSLVIITLFFSCKKADPAAETASADYKTTADSTAISSSAAVEKKDSKQKFIRTADIKFKVKNVIKSTYAIENATQKFGGFVTYTNLQSNIHDQIKTKISQDSTLETTKYTVENNITIRVPNTQLDTVIKTIARQIDFLDFRVIKADDVSLKLLANQLSQKRSAATEKRVENAIDSKGKKINDVMEAENALANQKEEKDNRAIENLSLQDQINFSTITLQLYQNETVKQEIMASEKSGNAYKPNLGIQIIDSLKNGWYILETIFVFILNLWPFILIGFGGFFLYKKYIKRQEKC comes from the coding sequence ATGAAAACAGTTGCAAACCTTGGATTAACTTCCTTAGTGATTATCACTTTATTCTTTTCCTGTAAAAAAGCCGATCCTGCAGCGGAAACAGCAAGCGCAGATTACAAAACCACAGCAGACAGTACTGCAATTTCTTCATCGGCTGCGGTGGAGAAAAAAGACAGTAAACAGAAATTCATTCGGACTGCCGATATTAAGTTTAAGGTTAAAAATGTCATCAAATCAACTTATGCCATTGAAAACGCAACACAAAAATTTGGAGGTTTTGTAACGTACACGAATTTGCAAAGCAACATTCACGATCAGATTAAAACTAAAATCAGTCAGGATAGTACACTCGAAACTACCAAATACACGGTCGAGAACAACATTACGATTCGCGTTCCCAACACACAGCTTGATACGGTTATTAAAACCATAGCCAGACAAATCGATTTTCTTGATTTCAGAGTTATCAAAGCCGATGATGTTTCTCTAAAATTACTGGCCAATCAGCTTTCGCAAAAAAGAAGTGCGGCTACAGAGAAAAGGGTCGAAAATGCAATTGATTCGAAAGGCAAAAAAATCAATGACGTTATGGAAGCCGAAAATGCACTGGCGAACCAAAAAGAAGAAAAAGACAATCGTGCCATTGAGAATTTATCGCTGCAGGATCAGATTAATTTCAGCACCATTACTTTGCAACTCTATCAAAACGAAACAGTAAAACAGGAAATAATGGCAAGCGAAAAAAGTGGTAATGCGTACAAACCAAATCTGGGTATCCAAATCATTGATTCTCTTAAAAACGGCTGGTATATTCTCGAAACGATCTTTGTTTTCATTCTTAATCTGTGGCCTTTTATTCTGATAGGTTTTGGTGGATTCTTCCTTTACAAAAAATACATTAAGAGACAAGAAAAGTGTTAA
- a CDS encoding anthranilate synthase component I family protein, translated as MRVTTYKNISDPEHFKQQLLSWSQQFREVVFLDSNSYPQEYSSFDFVLAADAFTSLKTDFHNAFEDLKQYQQTTKDWLFGYLSYDLKNDVEKLTSSNFDGLDFPDLFFFQPKKIFTVRGNQLEIQYLLLCDDELEDDFEEIVQSKFDRFETLSGIEVKQRILKEAYLEKVAKMQEHIHIGDLYEANFCMEFFAENAEINPLEKFQKLSAISQAPFSVFFKNHKQYLLSVSPERYLKKVGETLISQPIKGTSKRSLDPVEDEKSKQFLASDAKERSENIMITDLVRNDLSHTAQKGSVEVVELCKIYSFLQVHQMISTITSKLDPQYSPIDVLRTTFPMGSMTGAPKISVMKIIENLEETKRGLYSGAVGYFTPEGDFDFNVVIRSILYNQERKYVSFSVGSAITSLSIPEKEYEECLLKAKAMHEVLR; from the coding sequence TTGAGAGTTACCACATATAAAAATATTTCAGATCCAGAGCATTTTAAACAGCAGCTTTTAAGCTGGTCACAACAATTTCGTGAGGTTGTTTTTTTGGATAGCAACTCCTATCCACAGGAGTATTCCAGTTTCGATTTTGTATTGGCAGCAGATGCTTTTACGTCTTTAAAAACAGATTTTCATAACGCCTTTGAAGATTTAAAACAATATCAGCAAACTACTAAAGACTGGCTTTTTGGATACCTTTCTTATGATTTAAAGAATGATGTTGAAAAGTTGACATCGTCTAATTTTGATGGTCTGGATTTTCCGGATTTGTTTTTCTTTCAGCCTAAAAAAATATTTACAGTAAGAGGAAATCAGCTTGAAATACAATACTTGCTGCTTTGTGATGATGAACTTGAAGATGATTTTGAAGAAATTGTTCAAAGCAAATTTGACCGCTTCGAAACTTTAAGCGGAATAGAGGTTAAACAACGTATTTTAAAAGAAGCGTACCTCGAAAAGGTTGCAAAAATGCAGGAGCACATTCATATAGGAGATCTGTATGAGGCCAATTTTTGTATGGAGTTTTTTGCGGAGAATGCCGAAATTAACCCTCTGGAAAAATTTCAGAAGTTAAGTGCAATATCACAGGCTCCGTTTTCAGTTTTTTTTAAAAACCACAAACAATATTTGCTTTCAGTTTCTCCGGAACGCTACCTGAAAAAAGTAGGGGAAACTTTGATTTCTCAGCCGATAAAAGGAACTTCAAAACGATCTTTAGATCCGGTTGAAGACGAAAAATCAAAACAATTTTTGGCATCTGATGCGAAAGAACGTTCCGAAAACATTATGATTACCGATTTGGTACGAAATGATTTGTCGCATACTGCACAAAAAGGCTCTGTTGAAGTAGTGGAACTTTGTAAAATTTATTCGTTTTTGCAGGTGCATCAAATGATCTCTACCATCACTTCAAAACTGGATCCGCAATACTCGCCAATTGATGTTTTAAGAACCACTTTTCCGATGGGAAGTATGACCGGAGCCCCAAAAATTTCGGTTATGAAAATCATCGAAAACTTGGAAGAGACTAAACGAGGTTTGTATAGCGGTGCTGTGGGTTATTTTACACCAGAAGGTGATTTTGATTTTAATGTTGTCATAAGAAGTATCCTGTACAATCAGGAGCGTAAATACGTTTCATTTTCGGTTGGAAGTGCTATTACTTCCTTATCAATTCCTGAAAAAGAATATGAGGAGTGCCTTTTAAAAGCCAAAGCGATGCACGAAGTCCTGCGTTAG
- the tilS gene encoding tRNA lysidine(34) synthetase TilS, whose product MLSKFQNHLASRFPFLEDKKLFLAVSGGLDSMVLLHLFQQLPIKIAVLHCNFQLRGLESFGDQDFIQKYCDQNAVPIFSTQFDTEAFAKDYKLSTQVAARELRYNWFYELLDTENFDYILTAHHADDNLETFIINLSRGTGLEGLIGIPEENDRIIRPLLPFSRTEILDYAQQNNIQWREDSSNASNKYLRNKIRHDLVPILKEINPNFLNAFQKTQSYLQESQEMVEDASIMIYQQVAKEEGDDIHFDLNQLKKLPNYKSYLYQWLNEFGFLAWNDVYDLVDGQSGKQVFSADFRLLKNRDTLILSPISEVEEQEVFEISEVEQDVNFPLKLRLCQVDDITIDSNKAIFVDAEKIRFPLILRKWKEGDVFHPFGMDGKSKKLSKLFKDEKLSLIEKEKIWILCSEDQIVWVIGIRQDERFKIENTTNKIIKIELL is encoded by the coding sequence ATGCTTTCAAAATTTCAAAATCATCTCGCTTCAAGGTTTCCATTTTTGGAAGATAAAAAGCTGTTTCTGGCGGTAAGCGGAGGTTTAGACAGTATGGTTTTGTTGCATTTGTTTCAGCAATTGCCTATTAAAATTGCTGTTTTACATTGTAATTTTCAACTTCGCGGATTAGAAAGTTTCGGGGATCAGGATTTTATTCAAAAGTACTGCGATCAGAATGCTGTTCCGATTTTTAGTACCCAATTTGATACCGAAGCTTTTGCTAAAGATTACAAACTATCTACTCAGGTTGCGGCTCGTGAATTGCGCTACAATTGGTTTTACGAACTTTTAGATACCGAAAATTTCGACTATATTTTAACAGCCCATCATGCCGATGATAATCTGGAAACGTTCATCATCAATCTGAGTCGTGGGACCGGATTGGAGGGTTTAATTGGGATACCGGAAGAGAATGATAGAATTATTCGTCCGCTGTTGCCTTTTTCCAGAACGGAAATTTTAGACTATGCCCAGCAAAATAATATTCAATGGCGGGAAGACAGCAGTAATGCGTCAAATAAATACCTTCGAAACAAAATCCGCCATGATCTTGTTCCAATACTAAAAGAGATCAATCCAAATTTTTTAAATGCCTTTCAAAAAACGCAATCTTATCTGCAGGAATCGCAGGAAATGGTTGAGGATGCTTCGATCATGATTTACCAGCAAGTGGCAAAAGAAGAGGGTGATGATATTCATTTTGATCTGAATCAGCTTAAAAAGCTTCCTAATTATAAATCATACCTGTACCAGTGGCTCAATGAATTTGGTTTTCTGGCCTGGAATGATGTTTATGATTTGGTAGACGGGCAATCAGGAAAACAAGTGTTTTCGGCCGATTTCCGGTTATTGAAAAACAGGGATACTTTGATTTTGAGTCCAATTTCTGAAGTAGAGGAACAGGAAGTATTTGAAATTAGCGAAGTAGAGCAAGACGTTAATTTTCCCTTAAAATTGAGGCTTTGTCAGGTAGACGACATTACAATAGATTCAAATAAAGCTATATTTGTGGACGCTGAAAAAATCCGGTTTCCGCTGATTTTACGTAAATGGAAAGAAGGTGATGTTTTTCATCCTTTTGGAATGGATGGGAAATCGAAAAAGCTAAGCAAGCTTTTTAAAGATGAAAAATTGTCGCTGATTGAAAAGGAAAAGATCTGGATTTTATGCTCAGAGGATCAAATTGTGTGGGTGATTGGAATCAGACAGGATGAACGTTTTAAAATTGAGAATACTACAAACAAAATAATTAAAATAGAATTATTATAA